In Ancylomarina subtilis, the sequence AAATGAGGTCTCGTATGTTTGCAGTGTTGAAACATTAAAAATAAAGAGATATGAAAAGAATAGGATTTTTTATATTAATGGGCCTCATATTCATTAATAAAGTGGATGCAGAACAGCCGGTTAAGAATGTAAAAGCGTTTAACGTTCAGACAAAAGAAAGTAAGGTGTTTTGGACTGGGAAAAAAGTCTCAGGTAAACATACAGGTGAAATTTCACTTAAGGATGGTGAGATTGTTTTAAATGGGAATAAGTTTGTCAGTGCAAACATTAATATCGATATGTCTTCCATTATTTGCTCGGATATTACCAATGAACAATGGAATAAGAAACTGATAGGACATTTAAAATCTGATGATTTTTTCTCTGTTGAAAAGTTTCCGGAGTCAAATTTTAAAACAACTCAGTTTACTAAAATTCAGAATGCCAAGCCTGATGAAGCTAATTATACCGTCAAAGGGATTTTGAGTATTAAGGGAATTAGCCATGAAATTACTTTTCCTGCAAAATTGGAGATGAGGAATGATGCCCTTTGGGTTGATGCATTGCTTTCTGTTGACAGAACAAAATGGGATATTAAATATGGTTCGGGGTCATTTTTTGATGATTTAGGAGATAATATGATTCACGATATGTTCGAAATAAAATTTCAACTGGTTTCAAGAATAAATTGAGCCGTAAAAAAGGGAAAAGACCAAATGATCTTTTCCCTTTTTTTATGACTTGGATTCCAATACATACTGAGCTGTATCTCTACTCTTCTGTTCCAGAAGAATAGTGCGATCATCAGTCATTTGTTTAATTGAATCGATATCGTAGTGACGAATTGTAATCAACTCAAGGTTTTCGTTGTATCTAACCTCATAATCAACCTTAAGCGCTTCAATTAATTTGTCAATGTTTTTGCTGTTATCCACACAAAGTGAAAAACTAATTGCAGAATTCTGAGTCAGATTTACTTTTAAACGGTATTTTGCAATAAGTGAGAAAATGGGTCCGAGATTTTCTTCGATAACAAATGAATAATCTTTGGGACGAATTGAAATCAAACGTTGTTTCTCTTTTTGAATGAATATGGGGATTTTACCTGTTTTTTCAATGGAGGCTTCACTAACTAAAGTTCCCTGATCAAAATAATTGATGAATGATTTAACATACATAGGGATACTTTTTTCCCGTAAGGGCTGAATGGTTTTGGGATGAATAACCTTTGCTCCAAAAAAAGCAAGTTCAATGGCTTCCTGATAAGAGATCCGTTTCAGTTGTTTGGCTTCAGGTATCCATTTGGGGTCAGCATTCATCACACCGGGCACATCTTTCCAAATTGAAACTTCTTCGGCATCTAAAATATTAGCAAGTATAGCGGCGGTATAATCAGAGCCTTCGCGCCCCAGTGTTGTTGTTAAATTTGATGAGGTCCCACCAATAAAACCTTGAGTGATATACATAAATGTATCTTGAAATGTGAAGGCTTTAGGAAGTAGCTGACGTGAAAGTGCCCAGTCAACTTTTGCCTCTCCGAATGTGTCGTTTGTTTTTAAATACCTTCTGATATCAATCCATTGGTTGTTAATGCCATTGCATTTTAAGTATTCGGATATAATCTTTGTCGATAAAAGTTCGCCATATGCGACGATTTGATCGTATTCGAATTCATAATTAAGCGATGCTGGTTTTTGCAGATAAGCACTAAGCTCATCGAAAAGTTTTTCAATTTTGGATATTGAAGCTGTTTCCGTTTTTGCAAATAAGGTGTTTATAATATCCAGATGGTAGGTTTTAATTTCATTAAATTGTTTTAAAACCAAATCATTTTTTTTGTTGAAAAAATTGGCGACTATTTCTTCCAATGCGTTCGTGGTTTTCCCCATGGCAGAAACCACAATTAAGCTTTCATTTTTATACGATTGTACAATCTTGAAAAAATTCATAACGCCTTCAGCAGAATTTACTGAAGCTCCTCCGAATTTGAAAACATCCATTCGTTCTATTGTTTAATTCTATAATAAGAGCCAATATATGGCTGATATATCTGATAATTAATTTGAGATCTTATCTTAATGTAAGGAATGTAAATTATACCAGACGTCATAAAATAGATCAGTATTTGAAATTAATAAATAAACTGAAGCGAGGGGCTTCTGTTCTGTTTTTTTAACACAAAAGTTTGTCGCACACGTTTGAAATAAGCTTTAGGAGGTTCGATAAAAAAAGCTAACTTTATGCCACCAAACAAAACCAAACGTATTAAAAAGCCAAACAAAATGACCGAACACAACAATGTTCAAACCCTGAATCAGTTTATTATTCAGCGTCAAGCTGAATACCCCAATGCTTCAGGAGAGTTATCACGACTGCTTCATCACATTGGAATTGCTTCTAAAATTGTGAACCGAGCTGTTAATAAAGCGGGTTTAGTTGATGTTTTAGGAGCTCATGGAGATCAAAATGTACAAGGTGAAGATCAACAGAAGCTTGATGTTTTTGCAGATACTCATTTTATAAATGCTCTTAGAGGGAGTGGGGAGTGCGCTGCTATTGCTTCGGAAGAGAACGAAGATATCATCATTTTTGATGATGCAATGGGACGAAATGCAAAGTATGTTTTTTGTATGGATCCTTTGGATGGTTCTTCAAATATTGATGTCAATGTTTCTATTGGAACAATCTTTTCTATTTATCAGCGTGTAAGTAAAAAAGGGGAATTGCCAACCAAGGAAGATTTCTTACAAGAAGGGACTAAGCAGGTTGCTGCAGGTTACGTGATTTATGGATCTTCAACCATGTTGGTTTATACAACAGGAAATGGAGTAAACGGATTTACGCTTGATCCTTCAATTGGAGAATTCTGTTTGTCGCATCCTAATATTAAGACCCCAAAAAATGGAAAAATTTATTCCATTAACGAGGGGAATTATATCAACTTACCTGGCGGTGTGAAGAAATACATCAAATATTGCCAGGAAAAAGATCCAAAGACCAATCGACCTTATACATCCCGATATATTGGATCATTGGTAGCAGATTTTCATAGAAATTTACTTAAGGGTGGAATTTTCATCTATCCTAATACAAGTGCTAATAGTAATGGCAAACTACGTTTGCTTTACGAATGCAATCCAATTGCTTTTATCGCCGAACAGGCTGGAGGAAAGGCAACCAACGGGGTTGAGCGTATCTTGAAAATTAAGCCAGATTCCATTCACCAACGTGTACCTTTCTACACGGGTTCATCAGCAATGGTAAAGAAAGCCGAAGATTTTTTGGATTTCTTTAATAATATATAAGAGATTTTATCTTTAAAATATCAAGAAAGCAGAGCCGATAGTGGTTCTGCTTTTTTGCTTTTAGGAGGATTCAAATTTCTTATGAAAGGGTACAATTATCTATTCCCAAACAATTTCCCTAAATTTGTGTGCATTACAAAAAGGAGAAAAATTGGAATTAGATCAAATTATAAACTTATTTAAAGAGCATCCGGCTCGTTATTCAATACAGAAATTTTTAGATCAGGAATCTCAGACGAAGCTTCATTTAAAGGGAATGCAAGGCTCATCTTTAGCTATTTTAGCTGCTTCACTTCCTAATGATAAAAGGGCACAGGTTTTTGTTCTGAATGACAAGGAAGAAGCTGCTTATTTCTACAATGACCTAAGTACTTTGCTTGATGAAGAACAGGTTTTGTATTTCCCTTCTTCATTTAAGCGTTCGGCTCAATATGAAAGCACAGATAATTCAAATATTATTCTTCGTGCCGAAGTTTTAAATCGCTTGCTTTCGAAAAAGAATCCGTGTTATATTGTGACTTTCCCTGAGGCTATAGCTGAGAAAGTCATTAGCCCTGAACAGTTGGAGGAGAATACGCTTAAGATTACCGTGGGCGAAAAATTATCTCCCGAGTTTATCGAAGAGGTTCTGGTCGATTATAAATTCGAAAGGTCTGATTTTGTTGTAGAACCCGGTCAATATTCTATTCGTGGCTCCATTATCGATATTTTCTCTTTTTCTGATGAATACCCTTATCGAATTGACTTTTTTGGAGAAGAAGTGGATTCAATTCGCTTGTTCGATGTGGAAAATCAATTATCAAAAGAGAAGTTGAATACGGTTGATATTATCCCTAATATTCAAGAAAATTTGAATGATGAGGCACGTATTTCATTCTTCAAATTTTTGCCTGAAAACTCGATTTGTTGGATTAAGAATGTTGCTTTTATAGCGGATAGAATTAATTCCATTTATGAAAAGACGATTGAGAAAAAGGCCTATGTTGAGTTTGGTGAGGATCGAATTTCGGTTCAGGATTACCTAATTCAAGGGCCCGATTTTATAGATCATATTAATGCTTTTAAAGGTTTGGAATTTGGACAGAAATTCTATTTTCCGGCTGAAAATATTATTGAGTTTAATCAGAGTCCTCAGCCAGCTTTTAATAAGAATTTTGATCTGTTGGGACAGGAATTGCAGAATAACAATGCAAAAGCTCTGGAGAATTATATTTTTTCAGATAACTCCAAGCAGATTGAACGGATTCACAATATATTTGATGATAAAGGAATTGAGGTCATTTTCACTGATGTGAATCGAACCCTTCATCAGGGCTTCTCTGATGCAGACCTTAGAATTGCGTGTTATACCGATCATCAGATTTTTGACAGGCATCATAAGTTTCGTTTAAAGAATGCTACGGTTCACAAGGGCAAGGAAACCGTAACTCTAAAGGAGATTAATCGACTTCATCCGGGAGATTTTATCGTTCATTCCGATCATGGGATTGGTCGTTTTGGTGGCTTGCAGCGTATCGAAACCAATGGGAAATCACAAGAAGTGATTCGTTTGGTTTATAAGGATGATGATATTCTTTATGTGAGTTTACATTCTTTGCATAAAATATCGAAGTACAAAGGTAAGGACGGGAGTGCTCCTAAAATATATAAGTTGGGTACAGGTGCCTGGCAAAAGTTGAAAGACAAAACGAAGTCTAAGATTAAAGATATTGCTAAGGATCTGATTCTTTTGTATTCAAAGCGAAAAGCTGAACGTGGATTTCAATTCAGTCCGGATAGTTATATGCAGCAGGAACTTGAGGCTTCTTTTATTTACGAGGATACACCAGATCAGGTTAAGGCAACTCAATCGGTTAAAGAGGGCATGGAATCGCCAACCCCAATGGACCGATTGGTTTGTGGTGACGTAGGTTTTGGGAAAACCGAAATTGCAGTTCGTGCCGCCTTTAAGGCTGTGGCCGATAATAAACAAGTCGCAATTCTTGTACCGACAACCATTTTGGCTTTTCAACACTATAAAACCTTTAGCGATCGACTTAAGGATTTTCCTTGTCGAATTGATTATATCTCGCGAATGCGAAAGGCAAAAGATCAAAAAGAAATCTTGAAAGATTTGGCTGCTGGTCAGATTGATATTTTAATCGGAACGCATCGCATCATTGGTAAGGATATCCGGTTTAAGGATATGGGGCTTTTGATTGTTGATGAGGAGCAAAAATTTGGTGTATCTGTAAAAGAGAAATTGAAACAGATGAAAGTTAATGTGGATACCTTGACTTTAACGGCAACACCTATCCCACGTACCCTCCAGTTTTCACTGATGGGTGCTCGAGATTTATCGATTATCAACACACCACCGCCTAACCGGTATCCGATTGTAACTGAAATTCACAATTTTAATGAAGATATCATTCGCGAAGCCATAACTTACGAGGTGGAGCGAAATGGACAGGTCTTTTTTATTCACAACAGGGTTCAGAATATTCATGAGGTTGAAGCCATGCTGCACCGTGCTGTACCTGGAATTTCGACAATTGTTGCTCATGGGCAAATGGATGGCCCCAAGTTGGAGAAGATCATGCTGGAATTCATTCGGGGTGACTACGACGTGCTGATTGCAACAACTATAATTGAATCGGGACTTGATATCCCGAATGCGAATACCATTATAATTAACAATGGGCAGAATTTTGGCTTGAGTGAATTGCATCAATTGCGAGGTCGGGTAGGTCGATCAAACAAAAAAGCCTTTTGTTATTTGCTGACGCCACCTATGGAGTCGATGACGCAAGAAGCTCGCCAGCGATTAAATGCAATTGAAAGCTTTTCTGAGTTGGGAAGTGGGTTTAATATTGCCATGCAGGATTTGGATATTCGTGGTGCAGGTAATCTTTTAGGCGGTGAGCAAAGTGGTTTCATCTCGGATATTGGTTACGAAACTTATCAAAGAATATTGAATGAAGCTATGCTTGAACTCAAGGAAACGGAATTCAAGGATGTTTTTGCTGAAGAAAAGAGTCAGGAAGAAGAGGAAATTAAACGATTTATATCGGACTGTCAGATTGATACGGACTTGGAGATATTATTCCCTGAGACTTATATTGAGAGTATTTCTGAACGAATCCGTTTGTATAGGGAGTTGGATAATTTACAAACTGAAGAAGAAATCGAAACGTTTGCTATTCAGTTGAGAGACCGTTTTGGAGAGATACCTGAGGCATCTGTCGAATTGCTTAATGTGGTTCGTTTGAGATGGTATGCTTTAGACTTAGGAATTGAGAAACTGATTTTAAAGTCGAAGAAGATGGTTCTGTATTTTGTGAACGATCATCAATCGGCCTATTATCAATCGCCACAGTTTTCAAGAGTATTGGCTTTTGTTCAGTCTCAAACAATACCTTGTAAGATGAAAGAAGCAAGGCATCGATTAAGCTTGAGTTTTGAAAATGTGATGAGTATTAAACATGCAACGGAGGTATTGGAGAAATTCTCTGAACCTGTATCTTTATAAAAAAGAGATGAATTTAATTATCGACATAGGAAATACGCAAACAAAATACGCAATCTTTGAAGGTAAGAATATGCTTGAGTTTTGTGAATCACACATTTCAGATATGGATTTGATTCTTCTCTGGCAAAAGAAATATCCCGGATTAGATGCCCTTATTGTATCTTCGGTTCAAGGTAGACCTGATGTTTTTCTTAAGTCGTTGGAGTCTCTGTTCGATAGTGTAATCTTCTTTGATCAGAACACACCAACTCCGCTTGAAAATCTGTACGAAACGAAAGAAACGTTAGGCTACGACCGCTTAGCAGCATGTGTAGGTGCCAATACACTGCATCCGAATGTTAATTTATTGGTGATTGATGCTGGAACTGCAATTACGTTT encodes:
- a CDS encoding YceI family protein; translation: MKRIGFFILMGLIFINKVDAEQPVKNVKAFNVQTKESKVFWTGKKVSGKHTGEISLKDGEIVLNGNKFVSANINIDMSSIICSDITNEQWNKKLIGHLKSDDFFSVEKFPESNFKTTQFTKIQNAKPDEANYTVKGILSIKGISHEITFPAKLEMRNDALWVDALLSVDRTKWDIKYGSGSFFDDLGDNMIHDMFEIKFQLVSRIN
- a CDS encoding aspartate kinase; translation: MDVFKFGGASVNSAEGVMNFFKIVQSYKNESLIVVSAMGKTTNALEEIVANFFNKKNDLVLKQFNEIKTYHLDIINTLFAKTETASISKIEKLFDELSAYLQKPASLNYEFEYDQIVAYGELLSTKIISEYLKCNGINNQWIDIRRYLKTNDTFGEAKVDWALSRQLLPKAFTFQDTFMYITQGFIGGTSSNLTTTLGREGSDYTAAILANILDAEEVSIWKDVPGVMNADPKWIPEAKQLKRISYQEAIELAFFGAKVIHPKTIQPLREKSIPMYVKSFINYFDQGTLVSEASIEKTGKIPIFIQKEKQRLISIRPKDYSFVIEENLGPIFSLIAKYRLKVNLTQNSAISFSLCVDNSKNIDKLIEALKVDYEVRYNENLELITIRHYDIDSIKQMTDDRTILLEQKSRDTAQYVLESKS
- the fbp gene encoding class 1 fructose-bisphosphatase, with the protein product MPPNKTKRIKKPNKMTEHNNVQTLNQFIIQRQAEYPNASGELSRLLHHIGIASKIVNRAVNKAGLVDVLGAHGDQNVQGEDQQKLDVFADTHFINALRGSGECAAIASEENEDIIIFDDAMGRNAKYVFCMDPLDGSSNIDVNVSIGTIFSIYQRVSKKGELPTKEDFLQEGTKQVAAGYVIYGSSTMLVYTTGNGVNGFTLDPSIGEFCLSHPNIKTPKNGKIYSINEGNYINLPGGVKKYIKYCQEKDPKTNRPYTSRYIGSLVADFHRNLLKGGIFIYPNTSANSNGKLRLLYECNPIAFIAEQAGGKATNGVERILKIKPDSIHQRVPFYTGSSAMVKKAEDFLDFFNNI
- the mfd gene encoding transcription-repair coupling factor, producing the protein MELDQIINLFKEHPARYSIQKFLDQESQTKLHLKGMQGSSLAILAASLPNDKRAQVFVLNDKEEAAYFYNDLSTLLDEEQVLYFPSSFKRSAQYESTDNSNIILRAEVLNRLLSKKNPCYIVTFPEAIAEKVISPEQLEENTLKITVGEKLSPEFIEEVLVDYKFERSDFVVEPGQYSIRGSIIDIFSFSDEYPYRIDFFGEEVDSIRLFDVENQLSKEKLNTVDIIPNIQENLNDEARISFFKFLPENSICWIKNVAFIADRINSIYEKTIEKKAYVEFGEDRISVQDYLIQGPDFIDHINAFKGLEFGQKFYFPAENIIEFNQSPQPAFNKNFDLLGQELQNNNAKALENYIFSDNSKQIERIHNIFDDKGIEVIFTDVNRTLHQGFSDADLRIACYTDHQIFDRHHKFRLKNATVHKGKETVTLKEINRLHPGDFIVHSDHGIGRFGGLQRIETNGKSQEVIRLVYKDDDILYVSLHSLHKISKYKGKDGSAPKIYKLGTGAWQKLKDKTKSKIKDIAKDLILLYSKRKAERGFQFSPDSYMQQELEASFIYEDTPDQVKATQSVKEGMESPTPMDRLVCGDVGFGKTEIAVRAAFKAVADNKQVAILVPTTILAFQHYKTFSDRLKDFPCRIDYISRMRKAKDQKEILKDLAAGQIDILIGTHRIIGKDIRFKDMGLLIVDEEQKFGVSVKEKLKQMKVNVDTLTLTATPIPRTLQFSLMGARDLSIINTPPPNRYPIVTEIHNFNEDIIREAITYEVERNGQVFFIHNRVQNIHEVEAMLHRAVPGISTIVAHGQMDGPKLEKIMLEFIRGDYDVLIATTIIESGLDIPNANTIIINNGQNFGLSELHQLRGRVGRSNKKAFCYLLTPPMESMTQEARQRLNAIESFSELGSGFNIAMQDLDIRGAGNLLGGEQSGFISDIGYETYQRILNEAMLELKETEFKDVFAEEKSQEEEEIKRFISDCQIDTDLEILFPETYIESISERIRLYRELDNLQTEEEIETFAIQLRDRFGEIPEASVELLNVVRLRWYALDLGIEKLILKSKKMVLYFVNDHQSAYYQSPQFSRVLAFVQSQTIPCKMKEARHRLSLSFENVMSIKHATEVLEKFSEPVSL
- a CDS encoding type III pantothenate kinase, translating into MNLIIDIGNTQTKYAIFEGKNMLEFCESHISDMDLILLWQKKYPGLDALIVSSVQGRPDVFLKSLESLFDSVIFFDQNTPTPLENLYETKETLGYDRLAACVGANTLHPNVNLLVIDAGTAITFDFVNAKNQYLGGTISPGLAMRFKALNTFTKKLPLLEKSETHALIGKNTSQAIISGVQNSLLFEIDSYIDKLTESHSGAKIFLTGGDSEFIHPKLKNETFCVRTLLLGGLNAILNYNKS